The following DNA comes from Triticum aestivum cultivar Chinese Spring chromosome 3D, IWGSC CS RefSeq v2.1, whole genome shotgun sequence.
ccacgcggtgttgaccgctgggacgcccttccccttcttgggcgtctccgcctccagacgcgccgaagccgccctctttttcttcttctcctcggggggagggttgtttccctcctcctcctgctcctcctcttcctctccattGTCCTCAGGGATAGAGGAATGAGCGTCGTCGTCCTTGGACGTAACGTCCGGAGTgaccttgcgacgggggccactcttggcccccttggccttcttctccggcgccttatatggcgccggcactagcatcttcgccaggcgcaggatgactggttcttcgggcagcggagctggacactgGATCCGCCTCTCCCTCAACATCCAGTCCTGAAAGAGCAATAATAAAAGCttagacatcatcctcgaaacatttaAATTGGGGATACGTCAGAAAAAACATACCTTGCTGGCGGCGTGTTTACAATCATGACCACGGTCCGAgtccgtggccggtggcttctcgttgcccttaaagagcaacttccaggccccctcgtgagtagtctcgaagagccttatCAAGGTCTGGTTattcttcgaattgaactcccacaaagggcggcttcacggaagaatccggcggactagcatcacctggatgacGTCAACAAGCTTGACATTCTTGGTCACCATTCTTTGAaagcgcgtctgcagcgctatcagctcgtcaggtgaacaccagtccggactcttctcgacccaggaggtaagTCACATGGGAGCAccagagcggaattcggcagctgcggcccaggtggtgccgcgaggttctgtgatgtaggaCCACTACTTttgccactcctttactgtctccacaaaactgcctttgggccaggagacgttggatagcttgatcaccatggctcctccgcactccgcgtgcgggccatccaccaccttcggcttcacgttgaatactttgagccatagcccgaagtggggttggatgcggaggaaggcctcgcacatgacgataaacgccgagatgttgaggaaggaattcggggacagatcatggaactctatcccgtaataatacatcagcccacggacgaaagggtggagtggaaatcgTAGCCcgtggaagaaatgggggatgaatactaccctcttagtgggcttcggcgtggggacgacttgtccgtCGGCCGGCAGGCGGTGGGCAATCTCCtttgccaaatatccggccgcccgaagctcagtaatgtcctcctccttgacggaggagaccatccacttgccctgacctccggatccggacatggttgcttgagtggaaaggagatgagtacttgggcgctggagcttgaaatTGGAAAGACAGAGGCAGAGAGagggcgtgagagaggaagagggagtccttatccccttataaaggcagcgaatattgaacgcctcctcactcgccctaaaaactcgcctattcccaagggccgtataaacggcacagttgggttacccatgcccgcattgatgtgaatcccgcaataaggggacacgatctctgctttgataggacgtgccaatggcaaccgcgtctcaaaacgtggagcggcagacaaaaggcggttcgaaattatgaccggacagatgtgatgtcgtgttgtaaaaagctgtcagcggatagaactcgtgtaaaaatatatattctctctgcggttatgtacggtgtgtatgtgacaggtccggatactatcatcgtaTCCGAAGACtttcttggagttcggaaaggggaacccgccttgcaatgccgaagacaatctgcgcgccggactcctcgtcattgaagccaggttcaggggctcttgagggagtcctggactaaggggtcctcgggcgtccggcctattaccCATGGGCCGTACTGACGGGCTGcgaagacacgaaggccgaagactgtccccgtatccggattggactctacttggcgtggaaggcaagcttggcgaccgaagattccttcttatgtaaccgactccatgtgaaccctagatccccccggtgtctatataaaccggaggggttagtccggaaatgacacacattaccatagtcatacaggctagacttctagggtttagccattacaatctcgtggtagatcaactcttgtaatactcatattcatcaagatcaatcaagcaggaagtagggtattacctccagagagagggcccgaacctgggtaaacatcgtgtcccccgtctcctattaccatcgatcctagacgcacagttcgggaccccctacccgagatccgccggtttttacaccgacaggcggcgccccctccttccttctcttctcttttccctttccttctctcctactcctactaattggaagggctcctagttctactaggaaagggggaatcctactcccggtgggagtaggactcccctagggcgcgccatagagagggccggcccctcccctcctccactcctttatatacgtggccagggggcaccccatagacataagttgatctgttgatctctcccagccgtgttcggtgcccccctccaccatattccacctcggtcatatcgtagcagtgcttaggcgaagccctgcgtcggtagcaacatcattaccgtcatcacgccgttgtgctgacggaaccctcccgtgaagctctgctggatcggagttcgcgggacgtcatcgagctgaacgtgtgctgaactcggaggtgccgtacgttcggtacttggatcggtcggatcgtgagggtacgtgggtacgtggacaacactctcccctctcgttgctatacatcgccatgatcttgcgtgtgcgtaggaatttctttgaaattactacgttccccaacagtccatcgactcacaactaaggatatgtgtgtatgtgtgttttgtggtggcccccagttgcaagccgCCCATCGACTCGCAACAAAGGGTGtgagtgtttgtgtgtgtgtgtgtgtgtgtgtgtgtgtgtgtgtttgtcgagggtccctagttgcaagtcaaccatcgactcgcaactaggggtgtgtgtttgtggaggacccctagttgcaagttaaacatcaactcgcaactagggggtgcgtgtgtgtgtgttttgtcaaGCGTGCCCAGTTGCACGTCGATAACCGACTCGCaattaggggtgtgtgtgtgtgtgtgtgtgtgtgtgtgtgtgtgtgtggagggtccCTAGTTGTATGTCGATACCCCGaatcgcaactagggtgtgtgtgtgtgtctttttgtgaAGGGTcacccagttgcatgtcaaccatcgactcacaaGTAGGGAGTCTGTGTTTGTTAAGGACCCAAAGTTGCCAGTTGACCATCGACTctcaactagggtgtgtgtgtgtgttttgtcgagGGTGCCCATTTGCATGTTAATAACCGACTCGCAACTAGAGGGGTGGGTGTGCGTCTTTTTGTCAgcggtccccagttgcatgtcaaccatcgacttgcaactaggggggtgtgtttgttgaggacccctagttgcgagttgaccATCGACTCGGAACTAGGGGGGTGAgtgtgtgtgttttgtcgtggcccccagttgcaagccgTCCATCGACTAGCAACTAAggatatgtgtgtatgtgtgtttgtcgagggtccctagATGCATCTCGAATGACGAATGCGCAACTAGTTTGCAAGTCAACCATGGAACTCGCAATCGAAGAGGTGtcggtgtgtgtgtgtttgttgaggagCCCGATTCAACCAGTTGCAAGTCATTGCCCGGCTTGGATTTTGCTACTATTCCATTTTTTTGATAGAATTTTTTTATGGAACAAAAGTTTACAAGGTACTTTTTCATGAAATCCATAACAAGAAAAAAGGATTTCTACTTTCTTTTTAATATAACTGCATTAAAAAAACAATTTCTTTCTAACCCCTAGTTTTTACTGTGATCAATATTGTACAATCATTATTTTTTACACAAACAACCTAACTCTATTTTTGTAGGAGCATACAGGCCAGTTTTTTGAACTCAACTATATTGTTTATTCTTttgaaggggttttctgcaaaatgtCCAAAGCATGCAACGGATAACACCAGGTTCAGGTTGTGCGGCTCTGCTTGTGTCTTTGGCTGGCATTGTTTGAATCGGTGGGAGACAGAGCTGGGCAGAGACGGGGGCGAGTACATCGAAGACGATGGCATGCGATGTCGCCGCCGACGAGCCACCCGCCATCCCCACCGTACAGGAGCTTCGCGCCCCCGACAAGCTACCCATCATCCCCAGCGTACAGGAGAATCGCGCGCCCGACAAGCCACACGCCGTATGCACCGTCCAGGAGCTCCGCGCGGGCATCGCGCCCTCCGCCATCGGCAGGACCCCCGATCTCTGCGCTGATGATGCAGACCTGGCGGCACACGAGCGAGTAAGACCAAGTCGAGCTCACGCTATGTCAATTTTTTCTCGTTTGTATGCGGAGTTTCACTTCGGTTCCCCTCTGTTCAATTCAGCGCCGCGAATCGAACTGTAGAATGTGTCGGCTCGCTGGAGAAATTTTTTGTTGAGGACTATGGGGTTGGGCAGCAGGGGTATGAGGATTTTGATTCATTGAGCCAGGAATTTTTATTGATAGAGACTGTATGTGTTAAAGAAATTTGTACAGTAAGACTGAATTTGTTAGATTCAGAGTACCATAGCATTTCTGAACTTCTTTTAGAGCGTGGTTATGTGGCAGGAGGAGGTGATTTTAGGTGTTTTTTCCTAGGAGGGGCTTTTTATGGTGAAGCTTTTGAGCAGGGGAGACACGGACTTCATTCATTTTTTCTGAATTTAAAAGTGTGCTTGTTGCCAGACTGAATTTGTTCATTCATGCACATTATAAAGTACTCCCAGGGAGTTTTTTGTTTGTCCCTGTGCTTTGTTGTTTGATATTGCTTGTCCCACATCCTCTGGAAGACCACGCATGCTTCTTCTTTATTCTCAGTCAGCTTGGGGTATAACAAACAGTGCCAGCATGCTACTTCAGCTTCACCTGAATGCCCCACTTTTTTTGCCATCCTTTTTCTATCAGCTTGTTTTACAAGCAAAGTGCCCAGCCTTATTTTTTGAGACAAAAAGTGCCCAGACCTGGAGTCGAACAAGGCCTGCATCTGGTCTCAAGCTTATTATTTTTTAGAACAAACAAATAAATTAAGCCCACAAACACAAGGCCTGGGCCCAGGAAACTTGCAAGTGTGGGTGGTGTAGGAGGAGGGAGACGGCCCAGCCCTGAAGCGTCCGACAAAAAAGGACGAGCAACGACAGGGGGAAGGCCTGGGTTGACAAACAATCGAACAACAGAACGAACAGGGGCGATCGGGAGGGCTACAAACAGGGTGACGTCAtcttagatgtgacatagttatgtcacatctagatgcgTTCTAGACAGACCCCTTTTGATTTCGTTGCTACATACTTAGGTCGAGCGAAATTGATACTCCTACCGAACCGATCAATACCGAACCCGCAAACATCCACTGGAAACGAGGGGAGCAACAATAATGGCGGACAGGGAGAAGGGTTCTGCTCCGCAGCAGCATGCAACGCTGGAGCCATCGTCATTGGACACGGCGATCCAGATTGACGTCCAAGGCACGGCGGAACAGGAATCCGAGCCGCCGGCCGAGACAGCAACCGGCAAGAAGCAACGGCTTCCCAACGTGGACATCGGTTACATCCTGGCCATGCCGACCGAGAAGCCGGATGAGTACCCAGACATGCCCTCCTACCTCTGCGAGGAAAACATGGCGGAGATCCTGGGCGTGACAGAGGAGTGGCTCGAGGTGCAAAGGCAGCTGTACAGGGAAGGCGTACTCCGGTCACAGAGGATCCACGACCACTTCGTGAAGTTCCAGGTCCGGGTCCACGACGAGTGGCTTCGGAAGGGCTATGTCGAGGTGGACGACGACTACTTCACTAGCAAGGCTGAGTTCCACCAAGACGACATGGCAATGGGAAGAGGTGAAGAAGAAGCTGGACCCGGAACTCACATTCAAAGATTACAACAACTATAATCTTCCGTACGACTACGAGGAGCAGGCCAGGCGCTTCCTCGACCTATGAAAGATTCCTCTGGCTGGTCCATCAATCTATCTATACCAACTGAGTCAATTGTTCCAGCTAATTCTGTTATGGCGACCTATGTTATTTAGGATTATATTACTGGACCATCCATGTTCGTCTATGTATCAATGttattacttcctccgttcctttatataaggttgTGATCTATGATAAGATCATGTCCGTGGGGTATTGAAATTGCATAACTATAAGAATTTGGATTAGTAAAACTTGTATTTTTTTAAtattatatatttatttttttaaaaacaattTATTATATTTTTTGAATGTCACAGCTTAAATAGTTTCAAAAGTCATTATACGATCTTCAAGCAACAAAACAAGGGCCGATCAGTCCGCTCTTAGGGGGCCGAACCACGATGATGAAGTTGGAAATACTGCACCTATAGACCAGGAAATCAATGCGAGAAAAATGTATATTGTGTGTCTCTAATACATATACCTCACGAATCTTGAAGTAGCATGAAAAAGATTTTAGCCTTGTTTGCAACCATGTACCGATATGGTATCTTCATACAATCCACCACATAATTTATCGTGTGTGCGTGTTTCAACCTTCTTTTTCTGGGGGATTCTTGTTTCTCTTTCGAACACATGGAGATTGGGTGTCAGATTCTTCGGTCATTTCAAGGTTCACCGGCGTTGACTGTGTCTTCGGGGCGCTGGACCTTAGGGGTACATGCACGAAGATTTTTTGGTTGTCATCAATAAGATCAGACCAACTCCGGTATGTAAGTGACGACATCGGCTTGTTCTGGCGGCGTAAATGGTCACCCAGTGGTCTAGtgatctcgatgtaatttttattatgtttggagCGTTTTGTAGTTCTAATGAATCTTCATTATATATTTGAGTCCATTTCACACAAAAAATTAAGACATCATTATTGTTGTATCCATGTATTTATGCAAAATCAAAAATCTTCGACTCACCAGGACAAAAAGGCCGAAGATGCTTACTGAAATGTGGTGACAAGTTGTATCACCCTATTAAGAGGTACTTCCTCCTTTCTGGTTTAAAGAGCTCATCACAAAGAACATATATTTTCATTATATTAGGCTGGCTTTGAGTCCAACTGAGTTAAAGTGCTTTGAGTCTCACACCACATTTAATCGTAGAAATGAGAGGATGGAATtaatggtcatgcatgcatcttattCTACATGCACCATGCAAGTCCAATTAAAGAGAGTGTGCGCTTATTGTTGCAGGAGTCGAACATGTGTGAAATATTTTATCGGACAGTTTGTATCCATAAAACTCCATCCACTAATCATCTACCTTTGTTGATGAGATTTTAGATTTGAGCCCTCTAAACCGGAGGGGGGAtgctacaagagaagagaagaattctaCGACATCCGCATCAAAGAAAATGCAGTGTGGCAGAAAGAAGATGAAGAGGTTTACTAATATGCAACAACTCAATTGACATGCAGGGTCCAGCTCCTTGGGCACCGAAACGTTCGTAATAATCACTAAAAAAATAGCAAGCTATAACCTCGCTAATAGCATGCTATAGCATATTGAGAATTGTCTTGCTAAATATATCAGTGTACAAcgtctcgctaatagcacgctatagcgtgatATAGCATGCTAATAGCATATTTTGAGGTCGGCGCTATTTTGTTGTAGCACACTATTTTTTTCATTATAGTAATATAATAAATACAAGAAGCAAAAAAAAACACATGGCACTTTCGTTTTGGCAAAAAAGAAGATAGAAAAAAGAgtaaagaagaagaggaaagagaggtaGGCTGATCCAGTTGGAGCCGTATCCGGTTGGGTTCCTTTGTGGTCAGACTCCTGCGTCCGTACAACTGCATGTTTAGGGCTTTTGATTTTCTATATAGATAGATTGAGCCAGATCGATCCTCCTACCCAATCGACCAATACCTGCAAAATCCACCGGAGCAGAGGAGCAATGGCCGACAGGGATGATTCCGGCGAGGAGGTTGCTGCTCCTCCGCAGCATGCAGCGGTGGAGCCGTCGTCAATGGACACGGCGGGTGCAACCAGCAAGAAGCAACGGCTTTCCCATGAGTACGTGAGTGACATCCTGACCATGCCTATAGAGGAGAAGCACCAGCACCCAGACAACTTGCCGTCCTACCTTCGCGGCGACAACccggcggagctcctggacgtgACGGAGGAGTGGCTCGAGGAGAAGAGGCTGGCGTACAGGGAACGGGCCGCCCGCGACCAGAGGATCCATGCTGACTGGGTGCAGTTTCAGAACCGGGTCCGCGGCGAGTTGCTTGAGAAGGGCTACGTGGAGGTGGACGACGATGACTTCACCTACATCGCCAGGATCGAGGAAGAGGCCAGCGCAAGGTGGGaagaggtgaagaagaagaaaccaGACCCGGGTCTCACATTATTCTCGGAGTTAGCTGACGCCTGTGAGAAGCAGGCGATGCTCTTCCTTGGTCAGTGAAGAAAACCTACAATCAGAGTGCTTCAATCCGATTTTCTGAGATGATCGTCTTGTCCGCTTTCTTTGTCCATATCTCTAGCTAGCTAGCGATCTACCTACATTAGTGTCCGCTGAACCATAATCCATGCatgtatctatctatgttattagtACTCCAAAAGTAAGGTGTGTTTAGTGATCATTATCTGTAGGCCATGTGATTGTTGCCATTTATTCGTACCAGCTGGTTCCTCAGGAATTGCGGTTAATTCTTTAATTTACACTGCATTTCAAGTTTGCAATGAGTGTCCTTAATTTAGTGCTTTGGTCTGTCAAATAAAAAAACATATTCTAGCATAATACTCATGTGAAAAGTTTCGCGAAGGAATGACTTCTTGGTATTCTATGTGAAATAACAAAATCGGTACTCCTAGTATAAAAatgttagtattcacatgttttggTCTTGCAATTTCGCATTTTTTCAGAATACCACGGATGTCATTCATTCGCAAAACTTTTCACACGAGGGCGCCAATGTACCTAAAAGTTCCAGAACTTTTTTACTCTTTTGTTTTTGTTAATTGTTGTTTCCAACTCGGATGCATTGGCACCCGTGTTCCAAAAACCCGCACCATCCATGGAGCAAGTATATAGACATAATCCCTctgtccgcgaataagtgtacttctaccatttgtcctaagtcaaagttttaTAATTTTGACCAACTTTGTAGAAATATACATGACATCAAATTGGTAtattatgaaaatacatttcaaaaCGAAcctagtgatactaatttagtgccaTAAATATTGCTACTTtttcctataaagttggtcaaagtttcaaaactttgacttaggacaaaactaGATGCACACTTATTCgcggaaggagggagtatggaatTACTTATGAGCCGACCGCGTTAGGCTCGGGCAGAATCACCAATGCGATTCTTCATAAACATGATGTGTATCCAACGTAGTAAATAGCCAAATCAACAATTACATGGCACTAACAGTACACGACTTGTTTTGGAGTACAAACTAATAATATAGATAGATAGAGGAACATGAATGGTTCAGTGCCATCACATCCAGGTCGATCCCTCTGGATGTTTGATGCCTGCAAACTACACACGCTTGCAACCGAGCAAATTAAGAGGCATCCAAGCTAGAGGAAAGTAAGTATGGATCATTTGCATTGTAAAGTCAATTCTTTCCATTATCCCAATACAGAATCAGCGATGCAACTCCTCACAAACATGATCTGAATCAAAAACTACATGGTACTAATATTAATATGTAGCAAACACGACTTCTTTCGAG
Coding sequences within:
- the LOC123075980 gene encoding uncharacterized protein, with the protein product MSPPTSHPPSPPYRSFAPPTSYPSSPAYRRIARPTSHTPYAPSRSSARASRPPPSAGPPISALMMQTWRHTSDAANRTVECVGSLEKFFVEDYGVGQQGYEDFDSLSQEFLLIETVCVKEICTVRLNLLDSEYHSISELLLERGYVAGGGDFRCFFLGGAFYGEAFEQGRHGLHSFFLNLKVCLLPD